One Pleurocapsa sp. PCC 7327 DNA segment encodes these proteins:
- a CDS encoding HEAT repeat domain-containing protein, producing MKSEKCLSTKAKESFSRKKSAIDWHKVCRVMLDRSLPTNPLTTQPDGLERAEEDNLNISLELVEQRQHHGSQILSDPEELSYPSQEEQIARTFPQEQFLTRILQQRKSPSQGCRIAIVGESGTGKTFFLQKIASWVLEKTEDVPIWITSSQLGTNLFDQYLRQKWLPQAANSPDLPPIEWQEAFEELLDSGRVWLLIDGVDERLLRLLTVAQQIRSWTDKVRIVLTCRTHIWEDNKNLLSAFDTYQTLELTYPEQVREFIVKWFNPDHLANDKKVQGEDLGEKLFQVLNRPEKVQIRQIIKNPLRLALLCRLWQRQPQDLPDTRSQLYQKLIPEFYQWKAEATPTNAAQQQELNAALGKLALLSMQQAKSFPYNISHRLVAETLGEDTPLLRLAIRLGWLQSVGVFTENPQEKYYAFFDPTFQEYFAARTIEDWHFFLKDKLEKENPLDSPHDGYRIFDPHWKPTILLWLGREDIAKQAKEDFIKALIEFDDGCGCENFYGKRAYFLATAGLSEFGKCSQADKIVAQLVEWGFAELDRQSRLPRALNHPFAAAARAALAATDPRKAIALLVKLIETTDNEQVQNLAFKSLEQIGKDNVEAIAALQQILDTTKLVFIRWQAAECLGKIEPGNQKAIATLAQLLDPNTPEEIQQIAFDRLEKIGAGNQKAIATLINLLRTATPSATQRRAFECLAIIGRGNQTAIATLVQLIRTNEDEGVRRQAAETLEKIDPGNPTAIAVLVQLLQSAQQREVRQQAVYSLGEIDPGNLEAIAALVQLLETSDDVYMRWLAVSSLGKIAIGNQEAIDALVKIIKSPQQGLLHKEAIDSLEKIHPNHPVAFAALVRLMQYADDESIRREAAESLGKIDPANAEAIAALQELLRTSYDEFTCRQAAYSLGKIDPGNLEATKALVKLIQLSRDKDVRSLAAESLGEIGSHNPAAIATLIRLIQSARDKDTLRQAAKSLAKVGAGNREAISVLLGLLQSSDDETIRAHIADSLIHLLQDRQMMLVVSTLRDGFLYKSATPDLPSYKVMWHCAQRLPYPEFHQAWYFRPLPVQPEIDEAPETLALDFAGEIASSDRMPQADSANAIDLFSRLQQAIADDTNLGKPIHLVGIDSSQFIDPDNPLVDIYDRMLAQNCPKFEYGVPDTMAKLRLYWNMLRRNYPDKTFVLVFDENRTESERQGFSPLFLEMLSKFEGSICVVTDQSVAKLQQFSPNDPQLVRAIADWIAAQSQDRCANEIS from the coding sequence ATGAAGTCTGAAAAGTGCTTATCAACAAAGGCAAAAGAATCTTTTTCTCGGAAAAAATCCGCAATCGACTGGCATAAAGTTTGCCGTGTTATGCTCGATCGCTCTCTCCCAACCAATCCTCTAACAACCCAACCCGACGGTTTAGAGCGCGCAGAAGAAGATAACCTTAACATATCACTGGAATTGGTCGAGCAGCGTCAACACCACGGTAGCCAAATTTTATCAGACCCAGAAGAACTCTCTTATCCTTCCCAGGAAGAACAAATCGCGAGAACTTTTCCACAAGAACAGTTTTTAACTCGGATTCTGCAACAGAGAAAAAGCCCTAGCCAAGGTTGCCGGATCGCAATCGTCGGCGAGTCCGGCACGGGAAAAACTTTCTTCCTGCAAAAAATCGCCAGTTGGGTATTGGAGAAAACAGAAGATGTTCCCATTTGGATTACTTCATCGCAGCTTGGGACGAATCTTTTCGATCAATATTTGCGACAAAAATGGCTGCCTCAAGCCGCCAATAGTCCGGATCTGCCACCGATAGAATGGCAAGAAGCCTTTGAGGAATTACTCGATAGCGGTCGGGTGTGGCTGTTAATTGATGGCGTAGACGAACGATTGCTTAGACTATTGACAGTCGCTCAACAAATTCGCAGCTGGACGGATAAGGTACGGATCGTTTTAACCTGCCGTACCCATATTTGGGAAGACAATAAAAATTTACTCTCTGCATTCGATACCTATCAAACCCTAGAGCTAACCTATCCAGAACAGGTGAGAGAATTTATTGTCAAATGGTTTAATCCCGACCATTTGGCTAACGATAAAAAAGTACAAGGCGAAGACTTAGGAGAAAAATTATTTCAAGTCCTGAATCGACCCGAAAAAGTACAGATTCGCCAAATCATTAAGAATCCTTTGCGTTTGGCTTTGTTGTGTCGCCTATGGCAGAGGCAACCGCAAGACTTGCCCGATACGCGATCGCAACTGTACCAGAAACTCATTCCAGAATTTTATCAGTGGAAAGCCGAAGCGACTCCAACTAATGCAGCTCAGCAGCAAGAGTTAAATGCCGCCTTGGGCAAGCTAGCCCTGCTGTCGATGCAACAAGCCAAATCCTTTCCTTACAACATTTCTCACCGCCTCGTTGCCGAAACTCTCGGAGAAGATACGCCATTGTTGCGGCTGGCAATTCGATTGGGGTGGCTGCAATCGGTAGGAGTTTTCACAGAAAATCCACAGGAGAAATACTATGCATTTTTCGATCCGACTTTTCAAGAATATTTTGCCGCCCGCACAATAGAAGATTGGCACTTCTTTTTAAAAGACAAACTAGAAAAAGAAAACCCCCTAGATTCTCCCCACGATGGCTATCGCATCTTCGATCCCCATTGGAAACCAACGATTTTATTGTGGCTGGGACGCGAAGATATCGCGAAACAGGCTAAAGAAGACTTTATTAAAGCCTTAATCGAGTTTGACGACGGCTGCGGTTGTGAAAACTTTTATGGCAAACGAGCCTATTTTCTAGCGACAGCAGGATTGTCAGAGTTTGGCAAATGCAGCCAAGCCGATAAAATTGTCGCGCAGCTCGTCGAGTGGGGATTTGCAGAACTCGATCGCCAGTCTCGGTTGCCAAGGGCACTAAATCATCCCTTCGCTGCCGCAGCTAGAGCCGCGCTAGCCGCAACCGACCCCAGAAAAGCGATCGCGCTGCTGGTAAAATTAATTGAAACGACAGACAACGAGCAAGTTCAAAACCTTGCCTTCAAAAGTTTAGAACAAATAGGCAAGGACAATGTAGAGGCGATCGCGGCGCTCCAACAAATTCTCGATACGACGAAATTAGTATTCATCCGCTGGCAAGCCGCAGAATGTTTGGGGAAAATAGAACCTGGCAATCAAAAAGCGATCGCAACTTTAGCCCAATTGCTCGACCCCAATACTCCCGAAGAGATTCAGCAAATTGCCTTCGATCGCTTAGAAAAAATTGGCGCAGGCAACCAAAAAGCGATCGCAACTTTAATTAACTTGCTCCGCACTGCCACCCCCAGCGCGACTCAACGGAGGGCATTTGAGTGTCTGGCTATCATCGGTCGCGGCAATCAAACGGCGATCGCGACGTTAGTCCAACTCATTCGCACCAACGAGGATGAAGGAGTACGCCGTCAGGCAGCAGAAACCCTAGAAAAAATCGATCCGGGCAACCCAACTGCGATCGCCGTTCTCGTTCAACTGTTGCAGTCGGCGCAACAAAGAGAGGTTCGCCAACAAGCCGTCTACAGCTTGGGAGAAATCGATCCGGGCAATCTTGAGGCAATTGCTGCCCTGGTACAACTGCTCGAAACCTCGGACGATGTTTACATGCGTTGGCTCGCCGTCAGCAGTCTCGGCAAAATCGCCATCGGCAATCAAGAGGCAATCGACGCGCTCGTCAAAATTATCAAATCGCCACAACAAGGCTTGTTGCATAAAGAAGCCATCGATAGTCTAGAAAAAATTCACCCCAACCATCCAGTAGCCTTCGCGGCTTTAGTGAGATTGATGCAGTATGCGGATGACGAATCCATCCGTCGAGAAGCCGCAGAAAGCTTGGGTAAAATCGATCCAGCTAATGCCGAAGCGATCGCCGCTCTGCAAGAGCTGCTCCGCACTAGCTACGACGAATTCACTTGCCGACAAGCCGCCTATAGCTTAGGAAAAATCGATCCGGGCAATCTTGAGGCAACTAAAGCGCTAGTTAAATTAATTCAATTGAGTCGAGATAAAGATGTCCGCAGTCTCGCCGCAGAAAGCCTAGGCGAAATTGGCAGCCACAATCCCGCCGCGATCGCAACGTTAATCCGCTTGATTCAGTCGGCGCGAGATAAAGATACCCTCAGACAAGCGGCTAAGAGTTTGGCAAAAGTGGGCGCGGGCAATCGAGAGGCGATTTCCGTTTTGCTGGGATTGCTTCAATCTAGCGATGACGAAACCATCCGCGCACATATCGCAGATAGCCTAATTCATCTGCTCCAAGACAGACAGATGATGCTCGTCGTCTCGACCCTCAGAGATGGCTTCCTCTACAAGAGTGCAACGCCCGATCTGCCTTCCTACAAAGTCATGTGGCATTGCGCCCAGCGATTGCCCTACCCTGAGTTCCATCAAGCCTGGTATTTTCGCCCCCTACCCGTCCAACCAGAAATTGACGAAGCACCAGAAACTCTAGCGCTAGACTTTGCAGGAGAGATTGCCTCAAGCGACAGGATGCCTCAAGCAGACAGCGCCAACGCGATCGACTTATTCTCTCGCTTGCAGCAAGCGATTGCTGATGACACCAACTTGGGTAAGCCCATTCATCTCGTTGGCATCGACAGCAGCCAATTTATCGATCCAGACAATCCGCTCGTGGATATCTACGATCGCATGCTGGCACAAAACTGTCCTAAGTTTGAGTATGGCGTACCGGACACGATGGCAAAACTGAGGCTTTACTGGAACATGCTCAGGCGCAATTATCCGGACAAGACATTTGTGCTGGTTTTTGACGAAAATCGAACTGAGTCGGAAAGGCAAGGATTTTCTCCGCTCTTTTTAGAGATGCTCAGCAAATTTGAAGGATCGATTTGCGTCGTCACCGACCAATCGGTTGCTAAGCTCCA
- a CDS encoding alpha/beta hydrolase, with protein MQSWQIVHSPWMQLLLGVVSVGAIVYFLFCIALTLWQNRLIFFPSAIIKNSPGDFGLAFEEVWMPVLTWKGKVERLHGWWIPSLNPKADVLLYLHGNGGNISANLGHARRFHQLGFSVLLIDYRGYGRSKGKFPTEAEVYRDAQAAWDYLVRQRQINPRDIFIYGHSLGGAIAIDLAVRRPQAAGLIVENTFTSMGEQLARQGVFKLFPVKWLLSQRFDSLSKLKLLRVPLLLIHGARDRTVPAQMGQNLYEAASVPKQLLLVPHAGHNNVAAVSEEEYLRAVSEFYQGVRRTQLQLAKG; from the coding sequence ATGCAGTCGTGGCAAATTGTTCACTCTCCTTGGATGCAACTGTTATTAGGCGTTGTCAGTGTAGGTGCGATCGTCTACTTTCTCTTTTGCATTGCTTTGACGCTGTGGCAAAATCGACTCATTTTTTTCCCCTCAGCCATTATCAAAAACTCTCCTGGCGACTTTGGTTTAGCCTTTGAAGAGGTGTGGATGCCCGTGTTGACTTGGAAGGGAAAGGTAGAACGCCTTCATGGATGGTGGATACCTTCTCTCAACCCTAAAGCAGATGTTCTTCTGTATTTACATGGAAATGGAGGCAATATTAGCGCTAATCTCGGACATGCCCGACGCTTTCACCAATTAGGATTTTCCGTACTGCTGATTGACTATCGAGGATACGGTCGCAGCAAAGGTAAATTTCCTACAGAAGCAGAAGTGTATCGAGACGCTCAAGCGGCTTGGGATTATCTGGTACGGCAGCGGCAAATTAACCCTCGCGACATCTTTATCTACGGACATTCGTTAGGAGGAGCGATCGCGATCGATTTAGCCGTGCGACGACCTCAAGCAGCTGGTTTAATTGTAGAGAATACCTTTACTTCCATGGGCGAACAGCTTGCCCGTCAAGGAGTTTTTAAACTTTTTCCTGTCAAATGGCTCCTGAGTCAACGCTTTGACTCCCTGAGCAAACTAAAATTATTGCGGGTGCCGTTACTGCTGATTCACGGCGCGAGGGATCGCACCGTTCCTGCTCAAATGGGTCAAAACTTATATGAGGCTGCTAGCGTTCCCAAACAGCTTTTACTCGTTCCCCATGCGGGACACAATAATGTTGCTGCCGTCAGCGAAGAAGAATATCTTCGCGCCGTAAGCGAGTTTTATCAAGGAGTGCGTCGCACTCAGCTTCAGCTAGCCAAAGGCTGA